In a genomic window of Balaenoptera ricei isolate mBalRic1 chromosome 3, mBalRic1.hap2, whole genome shotgun sequence:
- the PEX11G gene encoding peroxisomal membrane protein 11C translates to MVALSGLASALESYRGRDRLIRTLGYCCQLVGGVLVEQCPARSEVGTRLLALSSQLSHCRTVLRLFDDVAMFVYTKQYGLGAEEEAIFVRCVSVLGNLADQLYYPCEHVAWAADARILHVESAPWWTLSTGLWGLSLLLGIARSLWMVLKLRQRLRSPLAAFTSRLPQGKRRAVEAQIRSEALTLLSNLADLANAVHWLPPGILWAGRFPPCLVGLLGTISSLLSMYQAVGAGGQAYAAP, encoded by the exons ATGGTGGCCCTGAGCGGTCTGGCGTCGGCGCTGGAGTCCTATAGGGGCCGCGACCGCCTG ATCCGAACGCTGGGGTACTGCTGCCAGCTGGTGGGCGGGGTCCTGGTGGAACAATGTCCTGCCAGGTCAGAAGTGGGGACACGCCTGCTGGCACTGTCCTCCCAACTCAGCCACTGCAGGACCGTCCTGCGACTCTTTGATGACGTGGCCATGTTTGTCTACACTAAGCAGTACGGCCTGGGGGCAGAG GAGGAGGCCATCTTTGTCCGCTGCGTGTCTGTCCTGGGCAACCTGGCTGACCAGCTCTACTACCCCTGCGAGCACGTCGCCTGGGCTGCCGACGCCAGAATCCTCCACGTGGAGTCTGCGCCGTGGTGGACGCTGAGCACAGGCCTCTGGGGCCTCTCGCTGCTCCTGGGGATTGCTAG GTCCCTGTGGATGGTCCTGAAGCTGAGACAGAGGCTGAGGAGCCCCCTGGCAGCCTTCACCAG CCGGCTGCCCCAGGGCAAGCGGAGGGCCGTGGAGGCCCAGATCCGGTCGGAGGCGCTGACCCTCCTGAGCAACCTGGCTGACCTGGCCAACGCGGTGCACTGGCTGCCCCCGGGCATCCTGTGGGCCGGCCGCTTCCCCCCGTGCCTGGTGGGCCTCCTGGGCACCATCTCCTCGCTCCTCAGCATGTACCAGGCAGTCGGGGCCGGCGGCCAGGCCTACGCCGCCCCCTGA